The Campylobacter concisus genome has a window encoding:
- a CDS encoding LLM class flavin-dependent oxidoreductase — translation MNLSILNLLPIKQGGDAKDAIDAAIRLAKFAEDIGIKRYWVAEHHNMQNLASSATQLIIAHILEHTKSLRVGSGGVMLPNHSPYSIAEQYATLETIFPNRVDLGLGRAPGTDQETAAVLRRGAREIEFDLQINELMDYFNAKRAVKAYPKVDKIPPIYILGSSIYSAYVAAEFGLPYAFASHFAPRALEKAVEIYRQNFKPSAFLSAPYVIAGANVIIAQSDELAKSLATTQTQFFLNVVTGEKEYLQPPKKDNDEVFAASCKRGAKAPHFGPIDFRQIELKNRERSVTEEMMACSFIGSKQSVKEQILEFQNILEVDEIMAQSFIFDEDAQFDSFRALKEIANEI, via the coding sequence ATTGGCTAAATTTGCCGAAGATATCGGCATAAAGCGCTACTGGGTTGCCGAGCATCACAACATGCAAAATTTAGCTAGCTCAGCCACGCAGCTCATCATCGCGCACATCTTAGAGCATACCAAAAGCCTTCGCGTGGGCTCTGGCGGCGTGATGCTACCAAACCACAGCCCCTACTCCATCGCCGAGCAGTACGCCACTCTTGAGACGATATTTCCTAACCGCGTCGATCTTGGGCTAGGCAGAGCTCCAGGGACTGACCAAGAGACAGCTGCCGTGCTTAGACGAGGCGCAAGAGAGATAGAATTTGACCTGCAGATAAACGAGCTAATGGACTATTTTAACGCCAAAAGAGCCGTGAAAGCCTATCCAAAAGTAGACAAAATTCCGCCCATCTACATACTTGGCTCAAGCATATATAGCGCATACGTGGCGGCTGAGTTTGGTCTGCCTTACGCCTTTGCGTCGCACTTTGCACCACGTGCGCTAGAAAAAGCAGTAGAAATTTATCGTCAGAATTTCAAGCCCTCTGCGTTTCTTTCTGCCCCTTATGTCATCGCAGGAGCAAATGTGATAATAGCCCAAAGTGACGAGTTAGCAAAGAGTTTAGCAACCACGCAAACGCAGTTTTTCTTAAACGTAGTCACTGGCGAAAAAGAGTATTTACAGCCACCGAAAAAAGATAACGACGAGGTCTTTGCTGCATCTTGCAAAAGAGGCGCCAAAGCTCCACATTTTGGGCCGATCGACTTTAGACAAATAGAGCTAAAAAACAGAGAAAGAAGCGTCACAGAAGAGATGATGGCGTGCTCTTTCATAGGCTCAAAACAAAGCGTTAAAGAGCAAATTTTAGAGTTTCAAAACATACTTGAAGTCGATGAGATCATGGCTCAAAGTTTCATTTTTGATGAGGACGCGCAGTTTGACTCTTTTAGGGCGTTAAAAGAGATCGCGAACGAAATTTAA